The Petropleomorpha daqingensis genome includes a window with the following:
- a CDS encoding NADH-quinone oxidoreductase subunit D, with protein sequence MTTTSDPYAGSYETTEGRVYTVTGGDWDSTLGADPIEAERLVVNLGPQHPSTHGVLRLVLDLEGETVTKARVVIGYLHTGIEKNTEYRTWTQGTTFVTRMDYLSPLFNEAGYCLAVEKLLGIEAPQRAQTIRVLVMELNRIASHLVALATGGMELGALTGMTNGFREREIVLDLLEEITGLRMNHAYIRPGGLAQDLPEGAVEHIREFLRIFPARVAGLHKLLTGQPIWQRRLKDVGYLDVTGCVALGMTGPILRAAGLPWDLRKVEPYLGYETYDFDVPTADTADAWGRYLVRVAEISESLRIIEQAVDRLEPGPVMVEDKKIAWPAQLSLGADGMGNSLDHVRHIMGQSMEALIHHFKLVTEGFRVPAGQVYVPIESPRGELGYHVVSDGSTRPWRVHVREPSFVNLQATAAMSEGGMIADVIAAIASIDPVMGGVDR encoded by the coding sequence ATGACCACCACGTCCGACCCGTACGCCGGCTCGTACGAGACCACCGAGGGCCGCGTCTACACCGTCACCGGCGGCGACTGGGACAGCACCCTCGGGGCCGACCCGATCGAGGCCGAGCGGCTCGTCGTCAACCTCGGCCCGCAGCACCCGTCGACGCACGGTGTCCTCCGGCTCGTCCTCGACCTCGAGGGCGAGACCGTCACCAAGGCGCGGGTGGTCATCGGCTACCTGCACACCGGCATCGAGAAGAACACCGAGTACCGCACCTGGACGCAGGGCACGACCTTCGTGACGCGGATGGACTACCTGTCCCCGCTGTTCAACGAGGCCGGCTACTGCCTGGCGGTCGAGAAGCTGCTCGGCATCGAGGCGCCGCAGCGGGCGCAGACCATCCGCGTGCTCGTGATGGAGCTCAACCGGATCGCCTCGCACCTGGTGGCCCTGGCCACCGGCGGCATGGAGCTCGGCGCCCTCACCGGCATGACCAACGGCTTCCGCGAGCGGGAGATCGTCCTCGACCTGCTCGAGGAGATCACCGGGCTGCGGATGAACCACGCCTACATCCGCCCCGGCGGACTGGCCCAGGACCTGCCCGAGGGCGCCGTCGAGCACATCCGCGAGTTCCTGCGGATCTTCCCGGCGCGCGTGGCCGGCCTGCACAAGTTGCTCACCGGCCAGCCGATCTGGCAGCGCCGGCTCAAGGACGTCGGTTATCTCGACGTCACCGGCTGCGTCGCGCTCGGCATGACCGGCCCCATCCTGCGGGCCGCCGGCCTGCCCTGGGACCTGCGCAAGGTCGAGCCCTACCTCGGCTACGAGACCTACGACTTCGACGTCCCGACCGCCGACACCGCCGACGCCTGGGGCCGCTACCTGGTCCGGGTCGCGGAGATCAGCGAGTCGCTGCGGATCATCGAGCAGGCCGTCGACCGGCTCGAGCCCGGCCCGGTCATGGTCGAGGACAAGAAGATCGCCTGGCCCGCGCAGCTGTCCCTGGGCGCCGACGGCATGGGCAACTCCCTCGACCACGTCCGGCACATCATGGGCCAGTCGATGGAGGCCCTGATCCACCACTTCAAGCTGGTCACCGAGGGTTTCCGCGTGCCGGCCGGCCAGGTCTACGTGCCGATCGAGTCGCCCCGCGGCGAGCTCGGCTACCACGTGGTCAGCGACGGCAGCACCCGCCCGTGGCGCGTGCACGTGCGCGAACCCAGCTTCGTCAACCTGCAGGCGACGGCCGCGATGAGCGAGGGCGGCATGATCGCCGACGTCATCGCCGCGATCGCCTCGATCGACCCCGTCATGGGTGGAGTGGATCGCTGA
- the nuoF gene encoding NADH-quinone oxidoreductase subunit NuoF, whose product MPLTPVLTSRWDADKSWRLATYEDLDGYVGLRKALTMTPDEIVTMVKDSGLRGRGGAGFPTGMKWSFIPQPKPGETPTGPAAMPKYLVVNADEGEPGTCKDLPLMMADPHSLIEGVIIAAYAIRSHFAAIYVRGEAVHAHRRLVAAVREAYDAGYLGRDVLGSGFDLDLVVHAGAGAYICGEETALLDSLEGYRGQPRLKPPFPAVAGLYGAPTVINNVETLASVPFVIRGGSDWFKEFGPEKSPGPKIYSLSGRVVRPGQYEAPMGTTMRELLEMAGGVRPGHELKFWTPGGSSTPYFTAEHLDVPLDFDSVAAAGSMLGTTALMVFDETDSIVEATLRFTEFYAHESCGKCTPCREGTYWLVQILERLVHGQGTAADLDLLIDTCDNILGRAFCALGDGATSCIASSLKYFKDDYVALLPPEEQARLGRSLRLEPVGAAS is encoded by the coding sequence ATGCCCCTGACACCCGTGCTCACCTCGCGCTGGGACGCCGACAAGTCGTGGCGGCTGGCCACGTACGAGGACCTCGACGGCTACGTCGGTCTGCGCAAGGCGCTGACCATGACCCCGGACGAGATCGTCACCATGGTCAAGGACTCCGGCCTGCGCGGCCGCGGCGGCGCCGGCTTCCCGACCGGCATGAAGTGGAGCTTCATCCCGCAGCCGAAGCCGGGGGAGACCCCCACCGGGCCGGCGGCGATGCCCAAGTACCTCGTCGTCAACGCCGACGAGGGCGAGCCGGGCACCTGCAAGGACCTGCCGCTGATGATGGCCGACCCGCACTCGCTCATCGAGGGCGTGATCATCGCGGCGTACGCCATCCGCTCGCACTTCGCCGCCATCTACGTGCGCGGCGAGGCGGTGCACGCCCACCGCCGCCTGGTCGCCGCCGTCCGCGAGGCCTACGACGCCGGCTACCTCGGCCGCGACGTCCTGGGCTCCGGCTTCGACCTCGACCTCGTCGTGCACGCCGGCGCCGGCGCGTACATCTGCGGCGAGGAGACCGCGCTGCTCGACTCGCTCGAGGGCTACCGCGGTCAGCCGCGGCTCAAGCCGCCGTTCCCGGCCGTGGCCGGGCTCTACGGGGCGCCGACGGTGATCAACAACGTCGAGACGCTGGCCAGCGTGCCGTTCGTGATCCGCGGCGGCTCCGACTGGTTCAAGGAGTTCGGCCCGGAGAAGTCGCCCGGCCCGAAGATCTACTCGCTGTCCGGTCGCGTCGTCCGTCCCGGCCAGTACGAGGCCCCCATGGGGACGACGATGCGCGAGCTGCTGGAGATGGCCGGTGGCGTTCGCCCGGGGCACGAGCTGAAGTTCTGGACGCCGGGCGGCTCCTCGACGCCGTACTTCACCGCCGAGCACCTCGACGTACCGCTGGACTTCGACTCGGTCGCCGCGGCCGGCTCGATGCTGGGCACCACGGCGCTCATGGTCTTCGACGAGACCGACTCGATCGTCGAGGCGACGCTGCGGTTCACCGAGTTCTACGCGCACGAGAGCTGCGGCAAGTGCACCCCGTGCCGCGAGGGCACGTACTGGCTGGTCCAGATCCTCGAGCGGCTGGTGCACGGCCAGGGGACGGCGGCCGACCTCGACCTGCTCATCGACACCTGCGACAACATCCTGGGCCGCGCGTTCTGCGCCCTGGGTGACGGCGCGACCAGCTGCATCGCCAGCTCGCTGAAGTACTTCAAGGACGACTACGTCGCCCTGCTGCCGCCGGAGGAGCAGGCCCGGCTGGGCCGCTCGCTCCGCCTCGAGCCCGTCGGAGCCGCCTCATGA
- a CDS encoding geranylgeranyl reductase family protein, protein MPTTGRQTAAPERADVVVVGAGPAGSAAAWTLATAGLDVVVLEKALFPREKVCGDGLTPRGVKQLDEMGIDTSPAAGWVRHKGLRVFGGGQVVEVDWPTLGNWPGYSLVCQRRDLDAMLARHAAAAGARVHHEVTVTEPLLDDAGRVAGVRAQAGPGKESAEWRAPLVISAEGLSGRLAKSLGLVRRTDRPLGVAVRRYIATPRTHDDYLDISFDLSADGPDADSMPGYGWSFGMGDGTANVGFGLLDTRRSDGDHREVFRRWLTTLPPEWQLDEQHAVTPVRGAGLPMALNRGPAYTRGLLLAGDAAGTVNPFNGEGISYAMETGRTAAETAVAALARPVGPAREEVLRRYPERLREEYGAHHRLGTVFLALLARPDLVRFATTHGLKRPALVRGALRLMGNLSDGRRGDGVDRALAVLHRLAPAV, encoded by the coding sequence GTGCCGACGACCGGACGACAGACGGCCGCGCCCGAGCGCGCCGACGTCGTCGTCGTGGGAGCCGGTCCGGCCGGGTCGGCCGCGGCCTGGACGCTGGCCACCGCGGGACTCGACGTCGTCGTCCTCGAGAAGGCGCTGTTCCCGCGGGAGAAGGTCTGCGGCGACGGGCTGACCCCGCGCGGGGTCAAGCAGCTCGACGAGATGGGCATCGACACCTCACCGGCCGCGGGCTGGGTCCGGCACAAGGGGCTACGGGTGTTCGGCGGTGGTCAGGTCGTCGAGGTCGACTGGCCGACGCTGGGCAACTGGCCGGGCTACAGCCTGGTCTGCCAGCGCCGCGACCTCGACGCGATGCTCGCCCGGCACGCCGCCGCGGCCGGGGCGCGGGTGCACCACGAGGTCACCGTCACCGAGCCCCTCCTGGACGACGCCGGGCGGGTCGCCGGCGTGCGGGCGCAGGCCGGCCCCGGCAAGGAGTCGGCCGAGTGGCGGGCGCCGCTGGTGATCTCCGCCGAGGGGCTCTCCGGCCGGCTGGCCAAGTCGCTCGGCCTGGTCCGCCGGACCGACCGGCCGCTGGGCGTCGCCGTCCGCCGCTACATCGCGACGCCGCGGACCCACGACGACTACCTCGACATCTCCTTCGACCTGTCCGCCGACGGCCCCGACGCCGACTCCATGCCCGGCTACGGCTGGTCGTTCGGCATGGGTGACGGGACGGCGAACGTCGGCTTCGGCCTGCTCGACACCCGCCGCTCCGACGGCGACCACCGCGAGGTCTTCCGCCGGTGGCTGACCACCCTGCCGCCGGAGTGGCAGCTCGACGAGCAGCACGCGGTCACCCCGGTGCGCGGCGCGGGGCTGCCCATGGCGCTCAACCGAGGGCCGGCCTACACCCGCGGCCTGCTGCTGGCCGGCGACGCCGCGGGCACGGTCAACCCGTTCAACGGCGAGGGCATCAGCTACGCGATGGAGACCGGGCGGACCGCCGCCGAGACCGCGGTCGCCGCCCTGGCCCGCCCCGTCGGACCGGCGCGCGAGGAGGTGCTGCGGCGCTACCCCGAGCGGCTGCGCGAGGAGTACGGCGCGCACCACCGCCTCGGCACCGTGTTCCTCGCCCTGCTGGCCCGGCCCGACCTGGTCCGCTTCGCCACCACCCACGGGCTCAAGCGGCCGGCTCTCGTCCGCGGTGCGCTACGGCTCATGGGCAACCTCAGCGACGGCCGCCGCGGCGACGGGGTCGACCGCGCGCTCGCCGTCCTGCACCGACTGGCCCCGGCGGTATGA
- a CDS encoding demethylmenaquinone methyltransferase, whose amino-acid sequence MGDRGETAHTSGVRAGLDKQPAEVAAMFDRVARRYDLTNTVLSGGLDAGWRRATREALDPRPGQVILDVAAGTAVSTVELAGTGATAIALDFSQGMLRAGASRPVPKVAGDAMRLPLADESVDGVVISFGLRNVADPDAALREFRRVTRPGGTLVVCEFSSPTWSPFRTVYTEYLMQALPRIARAVSSNPEAYVYLAESIRAWPDQPALAARLQGAGWSDVGWRNLTGGIVALHRGYRRG is encoded by the coding sequence GTGGGAGATCGTGGAGAGACCGCGCACACCAGTGGTGTGCGGGCGGGGCTGGACAAGCAGCCGGCCGAGGTCGCCGCGATGTTCGACCGGGTCGCCCGCCGCTACGACCTCACCAACACGGTGCTCTCCGGCGGCCTCGACGCCGGCTGGCGGCGCGCCACCCGCGAGGCGCTCGACCCGCGCCCGGGGCAGGTGATCCTCGACGTCGCCGCCGGAACGGCGGTCTCGACGGTGGAGCTCGCCGGCACCGGCGCGACCGCGATCGCCCTCGACTTCTCGCAGGGGATGCTCCGCGCCGGGGCCTCCCGCCCGGTGCCCAAGGTGGCCGGCGACGCGATGCGGCTGCCGCTGGCCGACGAGAGCGTCGACGGCGTCGTCATCTCCTTCGGCCTGCGCAACGTCGCCGATCCCGACGCCGCGCTGCGCGAGTTCCGGCGGGTCACCCGCCCCGGCGGCACGCTCGTGGTCTGCGAGTTCTCCAGCCCGACCTGGTCGCCGTTCCGGACCGTCTACACCGAGTACCTGATGCAGGCCCTGCCGCGCATCGCCCGCGCGGTGAGCAGCAACCCGGAGGCCTACGTCTACCTGGCCGAGTCGATCCGCGCCTGGCCCGACCAGCCGGCGCTCGCGGCCCGGCTGCAGGGTGCCGGCTGGTCCGACGTCGGCTGGCGGAACCTGACCGGCGGCATCGTCGCGCTGCACCGGGGCTACCGCCGGGGCTAG
- a CDS encoding phosphoribosyltransferase, whose translation MSGHPPFADRRDAGRALGAALAGRLGEAADVVVLGLPRGGVVVAAEVAAALGAALDLVAVRKLGLPWQPELAMGAIAAAGDAVEAVRTDQVLARAHVAPAAFEEVRQRELTELRRREQAYRGIRPPVPLAGRTVVVVDDGLATGATMRAAVAAVRRSHPARVLVAVPVGSPHTCAELAASVDDVVCLWTPASFSAVGQGYGDFGATSDDEVREALATGASGGN comes from the coding sequence ATGAGCGGGCACCCGCCGTTCGCCGACCGACGCGACGCCGGCCGCGCGCTCGGCGCCGCGCTCGCCGGGCGGCTGGGCGAGGCCGCCGACGTCGTCGTCCTCGGCCTGCCGCGCGGGGGCGTGGTCGTCGCCGCGGAGGTCGCCGCCGCCCTGGGCGCCGCCCTGGACCTCGTCGCGGTCCGCAAGCTCGGCCTGCCCTGGCAGCCCGAGCTGGCCATGGGCGCCATCGCCGCCGCCGGGGACGCGGTCGAGGCGGTGCGCACCGATCAGGTCCTCGCGCGGGCGCACGTCGCCCCGGCGGCCTTCGAGGAGGTCCGGCAGCGCGAGCTCACCGAGCTGCGCCGCCGCGAGCAGGCCTACCGGGGGATCCGGCCGCCGGTCCCGCTGGCCGGCCGGACCGTCGTGGTGGTGGACGACGGCCTGGCCACGGGGGCCACGATGCGCGCGGCGGTGGCCGCGGTCCGCCGGTCGCACCCCGCCCGCGTGCTCGTCGCCGTCCCGGTCGGGTCGCCGCACACCTGCGCCGAGCTGGCCGCCTCGGTCGACGACGTGGTCTGCCTCTGGACGCCGGCGTCGTTCTCCGCGGTGGGGCAGGGCTACGGCGACTTCGGTGCGACCAGCGACGACGAGGTCCGGGAGGCCCTGGCGACCGGTGCGTCAGGCGGGAACTGA
- a CDS encoding NuoB/complex I 20 kDa subunit family protein, whose product MGLEEKIPGGVLLTTVEKLVNWTRKSSLWPATFGLACCAIEMMATGAGRYDLARFGMEVFRASPRQADLMIVAGRVSQKMAPVLRQIYDQMPEPRWVLAMGVCASSGGMFNNYAVVQGVDHIVPVDMYLPGCPPRPEMLTDAILKLHHKIMNEPLGPKRARQLAREQEEGTAQDLLVEMPSTVRADKKLRKAYEEAAAEGRTGQFLIEQRNGNAVLLPEERPTGLGKAWR is encoded by the coding sequence ATGGGTCTCGAGGAAAAGATCCCCGGCGGCGTCCTGCTGACGACCGTCGAGAAGCTGGTCAACTGGACGCGCAAGTCGTCGCTGTGGCCGGCCACGTTCGGCCTGGCCTGCTGCGCCATCGAGATGATGGCCACCGGCGCCGGCCGCTACGACCTGGCCCGCTTCGGCATGGAGGTCTTCCGCGCCTCGCCGCGGCAGGCCGACCTGATGATCGTCGCCGGCCGGGTGAGCCAGAAGATGGCGCCGGTCCTGCGGCAGATCTACGACCAGATGCCCGAGCCCCGCTGGGTGCTGGCCATGGGCGTGTGCGCCAGCTCCGGCGGCATGTTCAACAACTACGCGGTCGTGCAGGGTGTCGACCACATCGTGCCGGTGGACATGTACCTGCCCGGCTGCCCGCCGCGGCCGGAGATGCTCACCGACGCGATCCTCAAGCTGCACCACAAGATCATGAACGAGCCGCTCGGCCCCAAGCGGGCGCGGCAGCTGGCGCGGGAGCAGGAGGAGGGCACCGCCCAGGACCTCCTGGTCGAGATGCCCTCGACCGTGCGCGCCGACAAGAAGCTGCGCAAGGCGTACGAGGAGGCGGCGGCCGAGGGCCGCACCGGCCAGTTCCTCATCGAGCAGCGCAACGGCAACGCCGTCCTGCTGCCCGAGGAGCGCCCGACCGGGCTCGGAAAGGCATGGCGATGA
- a CDS encoding NADH-quinone oxidoreductase subunit A, giving the protein MLSLYVPILGLFALGAAFALFSVTVAPFVGPRRYNRAKLEAYECGIEPVDQPLGGGRFPIRYYLTAMLFIVFDIEIVFLYPWAVTNDALGVFGLVEMVLFIATVFIAYAYVWRRGGLDWD; this is encoded by the coding sequence ATGCTCTCCCTCTACGTCCCGATCCTCGGGCTGTTCGCCCTGGGCGCGGCGTTCGCGCTCTTCTCGGTCACCGTCGCCCCGTTCGTCGGGCCGCGCCGGTACAACCGGGCGAAGCTCGAGGCGTACGAGTGCGGGATCGAGCCGGTCGACCAGCCGCTGGGTGGCGGCCGGTTCCCGATCCGCTATTACCTGACGGCGATGCTCTTCATCGTCTTCGACATCGAGATCGTCTTCCTCTACCCCTGGGCGGTCACCAACGACGCCCTCGGGGTGTTCGGACTGGTCGAGATGGTTCTGTTCATCGCCACCGTCTTCATCGCCTACGCCTACGTCTGGCGTCGCGGCGGCCTCGACTGGGACTGA
- a CDS encoding NADH-quinone oxidoreductase subunit G, whose amino-acid sequence MTTPTSPVPAPASPPGAPGAHTPPDAVHCTIDGFEVAVPKGTLIIRAAEMIGVQIPRFCDHPLLEPVGACRQCLVEVEGQRKPVASCTMPVSEGMAIKTQLSSEVADKAQQGTMELLLINHPLDCPVCDKGGECPLQNQAMSNGRTESRFIDVKRTYPKPLPISSQVLLDRERCVLCARCTRFSQQVAGDPFIELFDRGALQQVAIYEDEPFESYFSGNTTQICPVGALTSSAYRFRARPFDLRSEPSVCEHCASGCAQRTDYRRGTVQRRLAGEDPAVNEEWNCDKGRYAFRYATSNERLMTPLVRRDGVLEPASWPEAWAAAAEGLRQAREDGGVGVLPGGRLTLEDAYAYAKFARLALHTNDVDARARAHSAEELAFLEAEVAGTGPATGAVTYDDLAAAPTVLLVAFEPEEESPIVFLRLRKAVRKGTLAVFDLAPFATRAAEKLQATVLATLPGQEARSLAALADGSWGGAAVDALRRPGAIVLVGERLAEIPGGFSAVAALARATGARVGWVPRRAGERGAVEAGALPTLLPGGRSVADPVARADVAARWGVDPAELPARPGRDVTGILTAVRDAELSGLVVGGVDPLDLPDPALVEEALLSAQFVVSLEMFPSRVTEFADVVLPVAAAPEKAGTYLDWEGRPRTFDATLHGTGALPDARVLQGLADELDVDLRLVDPLFARAELTALGVARGEAAAPRLAAPAGPELAEDQAVLASWRQLLDLGTLQRDEPALAGTARPPVARLGKDAARRLGLADGDRLTVTGPAGAISLPVLITEMPDQVVWLPMRSPGSEVRSQLGTGPGGVVTVSAGGAA is encoded by the coding sequence ATGACCACGCCGACGTCCCCGGTCCCTGCTCCGGCGTCGCCGCCCGGCGCCCCTGGAGCGCACACCCCGCCGGACGCGGTGCACTGCACGATCGACGGCTTCGAGGTCGCCGTCCCCAAGGGGACGCTGATCATCCGGGCCGCCGAGATGATCGGCGTGCAGATCCCGCGGTTCTGCGACCACCCGCTGCTCGAGCCCGTCGGTGCCTGCCGCCAGTGCCTGGTCGAGGTCGAGGGCCAGCGCAAGCCGGTCGCCTCCTGCACCATGCCGGTCAGCGAGGGCATGGCGATCAAGACGCAGCTGTCCAGCGAGGTCGCCGACAAGGCGCAGCAGGGCACCATGGAGCTGCTGCTGATCAACCACCCGCTGGACTGCCCGGTCTGCGACAAGGGCGGCGAGTGCCCGCTGCAGAACCAGGCGATGAGCAACGGCCGTACCGAGAGCCGGTTCATCGACGTCAAGCGCACCTACCCGAAGCCGCTGCCGATCTCCTCGCAGGTGCTGCTCGACCGCGAGCGGTGCGTGCTGTGCGCCCGCTGCACCCGCTTCTCCCAGCAGGTCGCCGGTGACCCGTTCATCGAGCTGTTCGACCGCGGGGCGCTGCAGCAGGTCGCGATCTACGAGGACGAGCCCTTCGAGTCCTACTTCTCCGGCAACACCACGCAGATCTGCCCGGTCGGCGCGCTCACCAGCTCCGCCTACCGCTTCCGCGCCCGCCCGTTCGACCTGCGCAGCGAGCCGAGCGTCTGCGAGCACTGCGCCTCCGGGTGCGCCCAGCGCACCGACTACCGCCGCGGCACGGTCCAGCGGCGACTGGCCGGCGAGGACCCCGCGGTCAACGAGGAGTGGAACTGCGACAAGGGGCGCTACGCGTTCCGCTACGCCACCTCGAACGAGCGGCTCATGACCCCGCTGGTCCGCCGGGACGGCGTCCTCGAGCCGGCGTCCTGGCCCGAGGCGTGGGCCGCGGCCGCCGAGGGCCTGCGGCAGGCACGCGAGGACGGCGGGGTCGGCGTGCTGCCCGGCGGCCGGCTGACCCTCGAGGACGCCTACGCCTACGCGAAGTTCGCCCGCCTCGCGCTGCACACCAACGACGTCGACGCCCGCGCCCGGGCGCACTCGGCCGAGGAGCTGGCCTTCCTCGAGGCCGAGGTCGCCGGCACCGGTCCGGCGACCGGTGCGGTGACCTACGACGACCTGGCGGCGGCCCCGACCGTGCTGCTCGTGGCCTTCGAGCCCGAGGAGGAGTCGCCGATCGTCTTCCTGCGGCTGCGCAAGGCCGTGCGCAAGGGCACCCTCGCCGTCTTCGACCTCGCGCCGTTCGCCACCCGCGCCGCCGAGAAGCTGCAGGCCACCGTGCTCGCCACGCTGCCCGGCCAGGAGGCCCGCTCGCTGGCCGCCCTGGCCGACGGCTCCTGGGGCGGCGCGGCGGTCGATGCGCTGCGCCGGCCGGGTGCGATCGTGCTGGTGGGCGAGCGGCTGGCCGAGATCCCCGGCGGTTTCTCCGCCGTCGCCGCCCTCGCCCGCGCGACCGGCGCCCGCGTCGGCTGGGTGCCGCGGCGGGCCGGCGAGCGCGGCGCGGTCGAGGCCGGCGCACTGCCGACCCTGCTCCCCGGTGGCCGCAGCGTCGCCGACCCGGTGGCCCGCGCCGACGTCGCCGCCCGCTGGGGCGTCGACCCGGCCGAGTTGCCGGCCCGGCCCGGCCGCGACGTCACCGGCATCCTCACCGCCGTCCGCGACGCGGAGCTCTCCGGCCTGGTGGTCGGTGGGGTCGACCCCCTCGACCTGCCCGACCCGGCGCTGGTCGAGGAGGCGCTGCTCTCGGCGCAGTTCGTGGTCAGCCTCGAGATGTTCCCCAGCCGCGTGACCGAGTTCGCCGACGTCGTCCTGCCGGTCGCGGCTGCGCCGGAGAAGGCGGGCACGTACCTCGACTGGGAGGGCCGCCCGCGGACCTTCGACGCCACGCTGCACGGCACCGGCGCGCTGCCCGACGCCCGCGTGCTGCAGGGCCTGGCCGACGAGCTGGACGTGGACCTGCGCCTGGTCGACCCGCTGTTCGCCCGCGCCGAGCTCACCGCGCTGGGCGTCGCCCGCGGCGAGGCCGCCGCGCCGAGGCTGGCCGCGCCCGCCGGGCCGGAGCTGGCCGAGGACCAGGCGGTGCTCGCCTCCTGGCGGCAGCTGCTCGACCTCGGCACGCTGCAGCGCGACGAGCCGGCGCTGGCCGGCACCGCGCGTCCCCCGGTGGCCCGCCTCGGCAAGGACGCCGCCCGCCGGCTCGGCCTGGCCGACGGCGACCGGCTGACCGTCACCGGCCCGGCCGGCGCGATCAGCCTGCCGGTCCTCATCACCGAGATGCCCGACCAGGTCGTCTGGCTGCCGATGCGCTCGCCCGGCAGCGAGGTCCGCTCGCAGCTGGGCACCGGGCCCGGCGGCGTCGTGACCGTGAGCGCAGGAGGTGCCGCGTGA
- the nuoE gene encoding NADH-quinone oxidoreductase subunit NuoE, whose amino-acid sequence MSALPGSAEGTAVTGLDSSPVDPAPADLDPIPARAVAEAREIIARYPQPRSALLPMLHLVQSYQGYVTPEGVRFCADQLGLTMAEVGAVATFYTMYKRRPTGRHLVSVCTNTLCAVLGGQRIFDALADDLGVHHDETAADGSITLEHAECLAACDYAPVVTVDYEFYDQQDVESARELVAALRRGEKPSPTRGAPLTDFRGISRQLAGFSQHADAAAADAAVDADDELGPTLVGLRLAAQRGESAPFLPGADKPTEPVGPFGAVRPAGPGQTTEQKAADTAQAAAGTPAERSGAAQAHPDAPEPAGRALADKDDGTETPAGSEPGTSGQGPRKKG is encoded by the coding sequence ATGAGTGCACTGCCAGGATCGGCCGAGGGGACGGCGGTCACCGGGCTCGACTCGAGCCCGGTCGACCCGGCTCCCGCCGACCTCGACCCCATCCCGGCCCGCGCGGTCGCGGAGGCGCGCGAGATCATCGCCCGCTACCCGCAGCCCCGCTCGGCGCTGCTGCCGATGCTGCACCTGGTGCAGAGCTACCAGGGCTACGTCACCCCGGAGGGCGTGCGGTTCTGCGCCGACCAGCTCGGCCTCACCATGGCCGAGGTCGGCGCGGTCGCGACCTTCTACACGATGTACAAGCGCCGCCCGACCGGCCGGCACCTGGTCAGCGTCTGCACCAACACGCTGTGCGCCGTCCTCGGGGGCCAGCGGATCTTCGACGCGCTGGCCGACGACCTAGGCGTGCACCACGACGAGACCGCCGCCGACGGCTCGATCACCCTCGAGCACGCCGAGTGCCTCGCAGCCTGCGACTACGCGCCCGTGGTCACCGTCGACTACGAGTTCTACGACCAGCAGGACGTCGAGAGCGCCCGCGAGCTGGTGGCCGCGCTGCGCCGCGGTGAGAAGCCGAGCCCCACCCGGGGGGCGCCGCTCACGGACTTCCGCGGCATCTCCCGCCAGCTGGCCGGCTTCTCGCAGCACGCCGACGCGGCCGCGGCCGACGCCGCGGTCGACGCGGACGACGAGCTCGGCCCGACGCTGGTCGGGCTCCGGCTGGCCGCCCAGCGCGGCGAGTCGGCGCCGTTCCTGCCGGGCGCGGACAAGCCGACCGAGCCGGTCGGACCCTTCGGCGCCGTCCGTCCCGCCGGGCCCGGCCAGACGACGGAGCAGAAGGCGGCCGACACCGCGCAGGCGGCGGCCGGCACCCCCGCCGAGCGCTCCGGCGCCGCCCAGGCGCACCCCGACGCCCCCGAGCCGGCCGGCCGAGCGCTGGCCGACAAGGACGACGGCACCGAGACCCCCGCAGGCAGCGAGCCGGGCACCTCCGGCCAGGGCCCCCGGAAGAAGGGCTGA
- a CDS encoding NADH-quinone oxidoreductase subunit C has protein sequence MTGPGDRSGRDDAAEGANAPSGGFRKGAFGVSGSGDTSGFGGLVRVEPGGAVALHSTDRPYGGYFDEVTDALIEAVGQATYDAAVLRVLVDRGEITYFVVREHLLTLAQALRDDEALRFELLSSVSGVDYLDSGGPVATPDRPRLHVVYHLTSMTYRRRIRLEVAVTAEDPHVPSVTGIYPTADWQERETFDMFGVVFDGHPSLTRILMPDDWDGHPQRKDYPLGGVPVEYKGATIPPPDTRRAYR, from the coding sequence ATGACGGGTCCGGGCGACCGCAGCGGGCGCGACGACGCGGCAGAGGGCGCCAACGCGCCGAGCGGCGGCTTCCGCAAGGGCGCCTTCGGTGTCAGCGGCAGCGGCGACACCTCCGGCTTCGGCGGCCTGGTCCGCGTCGAGCCCGGCGGCGCGGTCGCGCTGCACTCCACCGACCGGCCCTACGGCGGCTACTTCGACGAGGTCACCGACGCGCTGATCGAGGCCGTCGGCCAGGCCACCTACGACGCGGCGGTGCTGCGCGTGCTCGTCGACCGCGGCGAGATCACCTACTTCGTCGTCCGCGAGCACCTGCTCACGCTGGCGCAGGCGCTCCGGGACGACGAGGCGCTGCGCTTCGAGCTGCTCTCCAGCGTCTCCGGCGTCGACTACCTCGACAGCGGCGGCCCGGTGGCGACGCCGGACCGCCCGCGGCTGCACGTCGTCTACCACCTGACGTCGATGACCTACCGCCGCCGGATCCGGCTCGAGGTCGCCGTCACCGCCGAGGACCCGCACGTCCCCTCGGTGACCGGCATCTACCCGACGGCCGACTGGCAGGAGCGCGAGACGTTCGACATGTTCGGCGTCGTCTTCGACGGCCACCCGTCGCTCACCCGGATCCTCATGCCCGACGACTGGGACGGGCACCCCCAGCGCAAGGACTACCCGCTCGGCGGCGTCCCGGTCGAGTACAAGGGCGCCACGATCCCGCCGCCGGACACGCGGCGCGCCTACCGGTGA